The proteins below are encoded in one region of Sphingobium yanoikuyae:
- a CDS encoding zinc-dependent alcohol dehydrogenase family protein — MTNMLTAVARGGEGIEGIAIHSVPIPVAGPGEALVRLKAATLNFRDLIIARGMMAGLAKEPDYVPLSCATGEVVAVGEGVSRVKPGDRVNPIFALGWLEGRQPSMAMLGGSADGVARQYAVFPAESLCIVPDTLGDLEAATLTCAGLTAWNALFLPRPIQRGEWILCQGTGGVSIAALQLAKAAGAHVAITSSSDAKLARAHALGADISVNYRTDPDWPAAIRQALGGRGVDILVDVVGASQVETAASLLNPGGVIAAIGMLGSEFSWHLADVGGHPVARISVGNRAEHEAMLAFCAQHRIRPVVDAVYDLTRLADACRHLESGQFFGKIGINLL; from the coding sequence ATGACGAACATGCTGACCGCCGTCGCCAGGGGCGGCGAAGGGATTGAGGGGATCGCGATCCATAGCGTGCCGATCCCGGTTGCGGGGCCGGGCGAGGCGCTGGTGCGGCTCAAGGCGGCGACGCTCAATTTCCGCGACCTGATCATCGCCCGCGGCATGATGGCGGGGCTCGCCAAGGAACCCGATTATGTCCCCCTGTCCTGCGCCACCGGCGAGGTGGTCGCGGTCGGCGAGGGCGTATCGCGCGTGAAGCCGGGCGACCGGGTCAATCCGATCTTCGCGCTGGGCTGGCTGGAGGGACGACAGCCGAGCATGGCGATGCTGGGCGGCAGTGCCGATGGTGTCGCGCGCCAATATGCGGTTTTCCCGGCCGAGAGCCTGTGCATCGTGCCGGATACGCTCGGCGATCTGGAGGCCGCGACTTTGACCTGCGCCGGCCTCACCGCCTGGAACGCGCTGTTCCTGCCCCGCCCGATCCAGCGGGGCGAATGGATATTGTGCCAGGGTACCGGCGGCGTATCGATCGCGGCGCTGCAATTGGCCAAGGCGGCCGGCGCGCATGTCGCCATCACCTCCTCCTCCGACGCGAAGCTGGCGCGCGCCCACGCGCTGGGTGCCGACATCAGCGTCAATTATCGCACCGATCCCGACTGGCCGGCGGCGATCCGCCAGGCGCTGGGCGGACGCGGTGTCGACATCCTGGTCGATGTGGTCGGCGCCAGCCAGGTGGAAACCGCCGCATCGCTGCTCAACCCCGGCGGGGTGATCGCCGCGATCGGCATGCTGGGGTCCGAGTTCAGCTGGCACCTGGCCGATGTCGGCGGCCATCCGGTCGCCCGCATCTCGGTCGGCAACCGCGCCGAGCATGAGGCGATGCTGGCCTTTTGCGCGCAACATCGCATCCGGCCGGTGGTCGATGCGGTCTATGATCTCACCCGCCTGGCCGATGCCTGCCGTCATCTGGAAAGCGGCCAATTCTTCGGCAAGATCGGGATAAACCTACTCTAA